The proteins below are encoded in one region of Silene latifolia isolate original U9 population chromosome 2, ASM4854445v1, whole genome shotgun sequence:
- the LOC141637453 gene encoding putative F-box protein At3g21130 produces MESNCILSDDLLVEILSRLTTPIETEQPYGYNVRCIGVVNGIVCLQWGNKEIGFWNPATRDFKLIEYYHLNLPRRAISVTLQLIGFGFDIVSNDFKVVGVNRWWGPGSNKINEKHCKVYSVTANTWKKINAPPAIFSTTSSRRNAFLKGVCYWPTKVFSECGHKHRDMIVSFNFIIEVFEIFELPKDACLAFNNGWWTDWTIQLYMESIALIISKENSEAGENIVDIWIATKFDDDSRVPLSWEHLFTFPLTPTFSTIWVYGSRNHVKLIIQIHDENLEATYYCSLYNPSISSFV; encoded by the exons ATGGAAAGTAACTGCATTCTTAGTGACGATCTTTTGGTGGAAATATTGTCAAGGCTTACC ACGCCTATTGAGACCGAACAACCCTATGGATATAATGTTCGATGCATTGGAGTAGTGAATGGCATTGTTTGCCTTCAATGGGGTAACAAAGAAATCGGGTTTTGGAATCCGGCCACTCGAGATTTCAAGTTGATTGAATATTATCACCTGAATTTGCCTCGTCGAGCTATTAGTGTTACCTTGCAGCTTATTGGATTTGGGTTTGATATTGTGTCTAATGATTTTAAAGTTGTGGGCGTGAACCGTTGGTGGGGCCCGGGGAGTAACAAAATAAATGAAAAGCACTGCAAAGTATACTCCGTTACCGCCAACACTTGGAAAAAAATAAATGCGCCGCCGGCTATTTTCTCTACGACTAGTTCCCGCAGGAATGCATTCCTCAAAGGTGTCTGTTATTGGCCAACAAAAGTGTTTTCTGAATGCGGCCACAAACACCGTGACATGATTGTTTCATTTAATTTTATCATCGAGGTTTTCGAGATATTTGAGTTGCCAAAGGATGCGTGCCTTGCTTTTAACAACGGATGGTGGACTGACTGGACTATTCAGCTCTACATGGAATCAATAGCATTGATCATTAGCAAAGAGAATTCTGAAGCCGGAGAGAACATCGTCGACATATGGATTGCGACCAAGTTTGACGATGACTCTAGAGTCCCGTTATCATGGGAACACTTGTTTACCTTTCCGCTAACTCCTACATTCAGTACAATATGGGTTTACGGTTCACGAAACCATGTAAAACTTATAATCCAGATACATGATGAGAATCTTGAAGCGACATACTATTGTTCGCTTTATAATCCTTCCATATCATCCTTTGTTTAA
- the LOC141628879 gene encoding F-box protein At4g22390-like has product MPTETEQPYGYNVRCIGVVNGIVCLQWDNKEIGFWNPATRDFKLIEYYHLNLPRRAISVTLQLIGFGFDIVSNDFKVVGVNRWWGPGSNKINEKHCRVYSVTANTWKNINAPPAIFSTTSSLRNAFLKGVYYWPTKVFSECGHKHRDMIVSFNFIIEVFEIFELPKDACLAFNNGWWTDWTIQLYMESIALIISKENSEAGENIVDIWIAIKFDDDSRVPLSWEHLFTIPLTPTFSTIWVYGSRNHVKLIIQIHDENLEATYYCSLYNPSTGMFKKLGITIDTCLGYVESLFPLSKKPLKDGPHLS; this is encoded by the coding sequence ATGCCTACTGAGACCGAACAACCCTATGGATATAATGTTCGATGCATTGGAGTAGTGAATGGTATTGTTTGCCTTCAATGGGATAACAAAGAAATCGGGTTTTGGAATCCGGCCACTCGAGATTTTAAGTTGATTGAATATTATCACCTGAATTTGCCTCGTCGAGCTATTAGTGTTACCTTGCAGCTTATTGGGTTTGGGTTTGATATTGTGTCTAATGATTTTAAAGTTGTGGGCGTGAACCGTTGGTGGGGCCCGGGGAGTAACAAAATAAATGAAAAGCACTGCAGAGTATATTCCGTTACCGCCAACACTTGGAAAAATATAAATGCGCCGCCGGCTATTTTCTCTACGACTAGTTCCCTCAGGAATGCATTCCTTAAAGGTGTCTATTATTGGCCAACAAAAGTGTTTTCTGAATGCGGCCACAAACACCGTGACATGATTGTTTCATTTAATTTTATCATCGAGGTTTTCGAGATATTTGAGTTGCCAAAGGATGCGTGCCTTGCTTTTAACAACGGATGGTGGACTGACTGGACTATTCAGCTCTACATGGAATCAATAGCATTGATCATTAGCAAAGAGAATTCTGAAGCCGGAGAGAACATCGTCGACATATGGATTGCGATCAAGTTTGACGATGACTCTAGAGTTCCGTTATCATGGGAACACTTGTTTACCATTCCGCTAACTCCTACATTCAGTACAATATGGGTTTACGGTTCACGAAACCATGTAAAACTTATAATCCAAATACATGATGAGAATCTGGAAGCGACATACTATTGTTCGCTTTATAATCCTTCCACCGGCATGTTTAAGAAACTCGGAATTACCATTGATACATGTCTCGGTTATGTAGAGAGTTTGTTTCCATTGTCTAAGAAGCCTTTAAAGGATGGACCACATTTGTCCTAG